The stretch of DNA GCCCAGATAACGGATCAGCTGGCCATGAGTGACCTGTTAATCGACGAGGCTGGATTTGTTCCCGGCCAGTGGGTTTGTGACTGGGAAGGGTTGAAGATCGGGATCTTGCCTTCGGAGAAATATAACGACATACGGCAGAAGACTGGCGCCGTGTACCATTTTAAGTGCGCTTTTCGCCAAGAGAAAAAAAGAGAGAGCTACTTTGATGACCTCGACCGTCTCAAAAACAGATATATCGGGTTCAGATTTTCCTTGATTCTGAACAGATGGGCTCTGGTGGTCAAAAAATTGGTTAGACCGGGAAAGTACAGATTCCGATACGTCAGGGCCTGGGCCAAATATCAAGCCATACGAGGGCGCCACATATCATGAGCCTGTGGAATGTCCCCGTCCTTTGTTATCATGGAGTGAGCGACCAGGATATGTCGCCGCAACTTTTCGAGTCCCATCTGCAGACTCTGAAGTCCATGGGCTTTCGGACAATTTCGGGCCAGGATCTTTTCCTCGTCGTCACAGGGGCGCGTCGCCCAGGATTCAGGGAAGTAGTTTTGACCTTTGACGATTGCCACTTGAACAATTGGCTGACAGCTATTCCCCTGTTGGCCGAGTATGGGTTTCGCGCCGTGTTCTTTGCCGTGACGGACTTCATCCAGCCTGGAGAGTCCAGAACCAAGGCGAACAGTCCCGAATTTCTCAAGGCTTCGGATTCGTTTCGGGCCGCCATTCGGGACGGAAATTGCGAGCAGTTCATGAACGAGAGCGAAATCCGCTCGACCATCCATGACTATGGCATGGAGGTCTATGCCCACTCGTCGTCCCATAGGCCGTGTTTTTGCCGGATGGAGGACCAAGGGGTTCTCCATCCGGGTAGCCATTGGGGATGCCTTGGTGTGTACGGATCGAGGTGGGAACCGGGACTTCCCGAGTTCAAGATCGGCAGTGCCTACGCCTTCAACGGGTACTGGCCTGTTTTTGATGGCGGAAAATTAAGGTTTCGCCTTCGGACCGAGCAGTCACGATACGAAGAGACCTTGGATGATTTCAGGAGAAGTCTGAACCGTATCCAAGATGTCAATGGACTAGACAGGCAACTATTCTGCTGGCCATGGGGTCAGTTCGATCCTGTTTCCGAAATGGCCTTGCAGGAAGCCGGTTTTGTGGGGGCGTTCACCTTGGAGCGACTCCCCAATGCATTTGGCACCTCGCCTTTTCGACTCTCTCGGATCGGTGTAGCCAAAGACAGAAGCTCGTCATGGTTGCGGGCGCGTCTACGAATGCATGGCACAGTGCTGTCATCCAGATTGTTTTGTAAGCGATACCATCATCGGCCCTAATATTTTCTAAAGAGAGTTTTATTCGGGTACCAAAATTCTTGGATTGGCATTAACTGCTTCGGAGTTTACCCGCCAGGAGTTGGCGCTGGCCTTTCCAGGCGTACGGCCCGGATATGGTACACAAGAGTTCGTCGACTTCCTGGCCAAACCTACACCCAATCAATGCACATCAAGCAAGGTCTTTCGTTCTCCCAAAGCTTAGCCAAAAAATTAGGGGTCGCTTGGTGGTATGGCCTGATGGCCTTCCATCTCTACAATCTTTTCTTCAACAGTGCCCGTACATCTATCGTCTACCCGTTGCTTTTGGCCTCAGCTTGTTGGCTCATTTGGCGGAGAAAAATCCATGCTCGATTTTTCCTTGATCCCGTCGGTGGGGCCTTGGTGATCTTTCTTGGGGTAGGCATCCTGAGCAATGTCGCGAACGACAGGCCTGCGACCGATCTGATGCAGGCGGTCTGGTTTTTGTACCCATATTATTGGGGGAAATACCTCGTCTCCAGTAACGCCATGCGTCCCGAGGCCTTCTGTAGGATGTTCATAGCCTTTGCCACGATTTTTGCCATGGCCTTTATCTTCGGCCATTACGCCCTCGGCCTTGATAGCCTGGCAGGAAAGGATTTCATCCGTTCCGATGGACGATTTGTCTTTACCTTCAAGTATCCGGTTCGGGTAGGGTTGTATCTTGGAACGGCGGTGTTGTTTTGTCTACATTTTCTCATGGAGCGTGGACTGATGTCGAGGGAAGGCTGGCTCTGGGCCGTTGATGCGGTATGCCTGTTCCCGTTTTGCATTCTGAAAAGCCAGGATCGGACGACCTTCGCCCTTCTAGGGGCTTGGGTAACGGCATTGCTGGTCTCCTACCGCAAGGTTCGCCTGCTGATCGTTCTGGGATTCGTCGGCGCCGCGCTCGTGCTCAGCCTCGGCTTGACGGATCGAATGCTTGTACGACCGGCGGATTTTTGGTCTTCCCCGGCCATGCTCTACCGCTACTCTTTCTGGGAAGTTTCCCTCCGTCTTTTTTGTGAGCAGCCCCTTCTCGGCCATGGATACGGATCGTTTAGTGATCTCTATCGACCCTATGTCGATGAACATCGCGAAACATTGTTATTCACCGACATAGACCCCGACGAGACGGCTACCCACAACATGAATCTTTCCCTGCTGGCCCAGACGGGCCTTTTGGGTTTCTTGGCCATGAACGCGGCATTTTTTTTCACCATTTGGGGCTTTTGGCGATACAGGTCCAGGGACCCGATATTATGGGTGCTCATGCTCACGGTGGCCTACTATTACATGGCCATGCAGATGAATGTTTTTTTGCACAGCCATCACTCCAACAAGCTAGTTTTTTTGGTCATGGGCCTGGTCGGGGGAAGGCTGTTTTCCGGGACTGGGAATGGAGGCGGTTTGAAGCAGGACGATCCAAATTTGGCTTGACAGGGTCTCGGTTCGTGGTTTAGCAAGCTTCACTCGAAACGTGAAGGCGCGTAGCTCAGTGGGAGAGCACTTGCTTGACGTGCAAGGGGTCAGGAGTTCAACCCTCCTCGCGCCTACCAGGCAATCACGATAGGGAGGCGGAGCCTCCCTATCTCATTTTTGCGCAGGAGTTGTACCAGTGAAGGTCAGAGTCGGGGAAGCCGAAATCAATGCGGTTCCGGGCCGGACCTGCCATGATGTTTTGTCCGCCGCCCTGTCCGGGAAGAAGATGAAGACCGCCGTGGCATGCAGATGCGACCAGGGGGTGTTTGATCTTTCTGCGTCCGTTCCGGCGGGTTGCCGGGAGATCGAGCCAGTTGATCTGGATTCGGTGGAAGGGCTCGCGGTCATTCGGCACAGTGCCGCCCATGTCATGGCCGAGGCGGTCAAAGAGCTTTTTCCCACGGCCAAGGTGACCATCGGGCCGGACATCGAAAACGGGTTCTATTACGATTTCGATTACAAGCGCCCGTTCAGCACTGAAGACCTCGAAGCCATCGAAAAGAGGATGGCCGAGAGCGTGGGTCAGAACCTGCCTTTTGTCCGCTGCGAATGTTCGGCCGAAGAGGCCAAACGTATGTTTTTGGACATGGGCGAGACATACAAGATCGAGATCATCGACGACCTCGGACAGGATCGGGTTTCTCTCTACACCCACGGCAATTTTACAGATCTCTGCCGGGGACCCCATGTCCCGAGCACGGGCTTGATCAAGGCCTTCAAGCTGACAGCCGTGGCCGGAGCCTACTGGCGGGGCGATGAAAAGAGGCCCATGCTTCAGCGAATTTACGGAACGGCCTTTGCTTCGGAGAAGGATCTTAAAAAATACCTCCATCAACTGGAAGAGGCCCGCAAACGGGATCATCGAAAACTCGGGGTTCAACTCGATCTTTTCAGCTTTTCCGAGGAGGCCGGAGCCGGCCTGCCCATATTCCACCCCAAAGGAGCCTTGGTCCGGGCCATTCTCGAGGATTTCGAGCGAAAGGAGCATTTGCGGAGGGGCTATCAACTTGTCCAGGGGCCCCAGATTCTGCGTAAGGACCTCTGGGTCAAGTCCGGCCATTACGACAATTATCGCGAGAACATGTACTTCACCGAGATTGACGAGCAGGCCTACGGCATCAAACCCATGAACTGTCTGGCGCACATGCTCGTTTACAGGAGTCAGCTTCGGAGTTATCGGGATCTGCCCATTAGATACTTTGAACTGGGAACGGTTCATCGGCACGAAAAATCAGGG from Deltaproteobacteria bacterium encodes:
- a CDS encoding O-antigen ligase family protein, whose amino-acid sequence is MHIKQGLSFSQSLAKKLGVAWWYGLMAFHLYNLFFNSARTSIVYPLLLASACWLIWRRKIHARFFLDPVGGALVIFLGVGILSNVANDRPATDLMQAVWFLYPYYWGKYLVSSNAMRPEAFCRMFIAFATIFAMAFIFGHYALGLDSLAGKDFIRSDGRFVFTFKYPVRVGLYLGTAVLFCLHFLMERGLMSREGWLWAVDAVCLFPFCILKSQDRTTFALLGAWVTALLVSYRKVRLLIVLGFVGAALVLSLGLTDRMLVRPADFWSSPAMLYRYSFWEVSLRLFCEQPLLGHGYGSFSDLYRPYVDEHRETLLFTDIDPDETATHNMNLSLLAQTGLLGFLAMNAAFFFTIWGFWRYRSRDPILWVLMLTVAYYYMAMQMNVFLHSHHSNKLVFLVMGLVGGRLFSGTGNGGGLKQDDPNLA
- the thrS gene encoding threonine--tRNA ligase, encoding MKVRVGEAEINAVPGRTCHDVLSAALSGKKMKTAVACRCDQGVFDLSASVPAGCREIEPVDLDSVEGLAVIRHSAAHVMAEAVKELFPTAKVTIGPDIENGFYYDFDYKRPFSTEDLEAIEKRMAESVGQNLPFVRCECSAEEAKRMFLDMGETYKIEIIDDLGQDRVSLYTHGNFTDLCRGPHVPSTGLIKAFKLTAVAGAYWRGDEKRPMLQRIYGTAFASEKDLKKYLHQLEEARKRDHRKLGVQLDLFSFSEEAGAGLPIFHPKGALVRAILEDFERKEHLRRGYQLVQGPQILRKDLWVKSGHYDNYRENMYFTEIDEQAYGIKPMNCLAHMLVYRSQLRSYRDLPIRYFELGTVHRHEKSGVLHGLLRVRAFTQDDAHIFCRPDQLQDEIVSIIRFVQDVIGIFGFEYEIEISTRPEKSIGSDEAWDKATRALKQALDQVGLPYGICPGDGAFYGPKIDIKLKDALGRKWQCSTIQCDFNLPERFDLSYIGEDGERHRPVMLHRVVLGAIERFLGVLVEHLAGAFPLWLAPVQAVILTVTENHNDYAKKCESFLRKVGFRVESDLRNEKLGYKVREAQLAKIPYMLVIGEREIELGGMNVRTRSGGNLGMKSLDEIREIMHNEVEEPFKMGGMSYNFN